One genomic segment of Clostridium saccharoperbutylacetonicum N1-4(HMT) includes these proteins:
- the ybaK gene encoding Cys-tRNA(Pro) deacylase codes for MAQGKTNAMRILDSNDITYSTYNYENKDGKIDGIAVAHKIGKDVESVFKTLVTQGHSKEYYVFVVPVAEELDLKKASKAANEKNVEMIHVKDINKITGYIRGGCSPLGMKKIFKTFVHDSALSFNTIVFSGGKIGFQIEINPNDLSKVIGCSFVDIIKSN; via the coding sequence ATGGCACAAGGAAAAACTAACGCTATGAGAATTTTAGATAGCAATGATATTACATATTCAACTTACAATTATGAAAACAAGGACGGTAAAATTGACGGAATTGCCGTTGCACATAAAATAGGAAAAGATGTTGAATCCGTATTTAAAACATTAGTTACACAAGGTCATTCAAAAGAATATTATGTGTTTGTAGTACCTGTAGCTGAAGAATTGGATTTAAAGAAAGCAAGTAAAGCTGCTAATGAAAAAAATGTTGAAATGATACATGTTAAAGATATAAATAAAATTACAGGTTATATCAGGGGTGGTTGCTCTCCTCTTGGTATGAAAAAAATTTTTAAAACCTTTGTTCATGATAGCGCTTTGAGTTTTAATACAATTGTTTTCAGCGGCGGTAAAATTGGTTTTCAAATAGAAATAAATCCAAACGATTTATCCAAAGTTATCGGATGTTCATTTGTTGATATTATCAAGTCCAACTAA
- a CDS encoding tyrosine recombinase XerC, producing MSYDFDIFANNKLPVSAVDFLTYLETIKNKSENTINAYRKDLIIFFRFMLKYRGLTSEEIEFDDIDITSINDEFIKSIRLRDLYAFMSFTEKYRQNSAYARARKVATLKSYFKFLQGKAKIITENPTLELESPKVNKRHPIYLTLNQSLHLLESLDKKNKNYQRDYCILTLFLNCGMRLSELCSIQLTKFKGDTLSIIGKGDKERTVYLNDACLKALDNYLKVRDDSKALPEDKKYLFLSSRNTPINQRTVEIMIKKHITNAGLTDDKYTPHKLRHTAATLMYKYGNVDIRSLQSILGHENISTTQIYTHVDDDSLRDAVKSNPLSKL from the coding sequence ATGAGTTATGATTTTGATATATTTGCAAACAATAAATTACCGGTTTCGGCAGTTGATTTTTTAACTTACTTGGAAACGATAAAAAATAAATCTGAAAACACTATTAATGCATATAGAAAGGATTTAATAATATTTTTTAGATTTATGCTAAAATATAGAGGTTTAACAAGCGAAGAAATAGAATTTGATGATATTGATATAACTTCCATTAATGATGAATTTATAAAATCTATTAGATTAAGAGATCTTTATGCCTTCATGTCTTTTACAGAAAAATATAGACAAAACAGCGCTTATGCTAGAGCTAGAAAAGTTGCTACTTTAAAATCTTATTTTAAATTTCTTCAAGGAAAAGCAAAAATAATAACAGAAAATCCAACTTTAGAGCTTGAATCTCCCAAAGTTAATAAAAGACATCCAATTTATTTAACACTAAATCAAAGCTTACATTTGTTGGAGTCTCTTGATAAAAAGAACAAGAACTATCAACGTGATTATTGCATTCTTACATTATTTTTGAATTGTGGTATGAGATTATCCGAATTGTGCAGTATACAACTAACAAAGTTTAAAGGTGATACATTAAGTATTATTGGTAAAGGTGACAAAGAAAGAACTGTTTATTTGAATGATGCCTGCTTAAAAGCTCTAGATAATTACTTGAAAGTTAGAGATGATTCAAAAGCATTGCCAGAAGATAAAAAATATTTATTCCTTTCATCAAGAAATACACCAATTAATCAAAGAACAGTTGAAATAATGATAAAAAAACATATAACAAATGCAGGATTAACAGATGATAAATATACGCCTCATAAATTAAGGCACACTGCTGCTACTCTTATGTATAAATATGGCAATGTCGATATAAGAAGTTTACAAAGTATATTAGGTCACGAGAATATTTCAACTACCCAAATTTACACACATGTAGATGATGATTCTTTAAGAGATGCAGTAAAATCAAATCCATTGTCAAAATTATAA